AATTAGGCTTAGTGACCTAACCTATTTTGCATTTGAATGAACCAACCAGATAATATGATGTATCCCTCTGCGATTAGCTGAGTCTACAATAGTTTACTgcatttatttcctttttctatGCTCGTCTACCACGTTATCATTTTCATCCCTTAAGCTTTTTCTAAACATTATTACTTATTTGAGTATAGATGTCTAAGATTCGATGTCTTCTCTAGAAAGGGTGAAGAATTCGAACTTTATGATTAGTGAACTTGGGAATTGAGAGTTATATCTTAAGGTCAATGCCAATTTGGCCCTACCAAAGAAGGTTCAATTCTCAATTTGGCCCTTCGAAGTGTTTATATGGGGTCCTTCCATCCAACTGCAATTATATCCCTAACATTTGACTAGTCAGTAAAAGATCTAATAGAGAATCTAGCAAATATATTGGTTTTTTCATaatatttccatttttttttggcctttttcatttttactttttttttatcctaAGAAGAATAATAGCCACCATTGCGGCTGTTTGGTATACAGGCTGGCAATGACCTTGTGGCACTGGTGATGATTTATAACAAAAAAACACtcctaaatttgatttttttttcaagtaaaatataattctagcaaaaaaaaaactgcattGACATAAGGTCAAAACGACAAACCAAAATGGAGCATCCGGAACACATTGGTTAAGCGTTTTGTAATAACACAAAactggtaaaaaaaaaaaaaaagtggctgctgctgctgttgttCCTTGTAGGGAAGAACAAGAAAAGGTGAAAAAATATTAAACAGTGAAAATTTTTTGGAAATAAAAATTATAGAAGGAAAGATAGGTTTGTTTGCTTGGGAGTCAGTTATGTTGCTAAAATGTGCTCAGAGGAGTGACTTTACTAATTTGCAGTTGCTGTTTTATGACATTGATGAGCATTTACTAGCTCGATTGGTGTGAAAATTAGCTTATTTGTTTCCTCATCAACCCTCTAGGTAACAGTCCAGTTTTTGCAATTGTTTAAtcttttttcccatttttttgtGTTCTTTTCTTATTCAATGAGATACCAATTTTACGTTAAAAATCTAATAataatagtagtagtagtacCCCATTGTATGATTCAACATGCACTAGCTCCCTTGTTGAGTagttcttttgctttttttttttaatagaaggaGGTATTCTAGTTTAGTCAAACTAATTCATCTCTTGACTTGCATAGCCCTGCCCAAGAATGCATGTACTAGCTCCCTTGTTGAGTAATCAAATTTTAGAACTTTGGTTGAATTGAATGGAAGCACTAGATTGGACATCTTTTCCGGTTTGGAGGACCAAATCGAGATTTTTAACTAATTTGGATGGCCAAACCAGCATTAACAACTAGGGGTGGGCAGGGTCGAGTACCCATCATATGCACCATTAGGCTGATTCAATTCATACCTTGTGGGTCAATTATTTTCTGACCCTTATTCACCCTCCATTAGGGTGACTACCTAGTTATCAAATACCCGCTGAGATAGGATTGGATCAACGAGTACCCGTCTCGCTccacttatcatttaattttttttaaaaaaaataatttatactaatttaattttgtattttatatattcatctaaaatttaataaagattttttctcaaacaaagTCTCCCACCAAGAAACAAACATGTAGAGAGaatacaagaaaaatgaaaaaattataaaaattcaaaatcaataaaaatttgaaataagtagtacttgttttaattatatattccaaattaattaaacttttttaaaaaaaaacataagaTCATGACCTCTACAAATaaatcttgtaaataaactatagtctcccatatttgtaatgcaatttattcaataaaattacttatttaactctaaaaatattattttatagtatacatataaaaataaaaaatatataactCTAATTTTAATTTGCCTATTGTATTCCATGTTTTCCATATCCAGTGTCCTGTTTAACAAGTCTGTTTTCCATATCCAGTGTCCTGTTTTAACTGCTATCCAAATACTCAGCCCAATTAACCACCAACTAGTTGGATGAAGTAAAATGGCAGCAATCAAACATTAATTTAAATGAATAATTAATCAATAACATCCCTAGAGATACAAGTTAATACACTGTTTATTCCATAACCCTCCTCCCCAAACGGGAAATTAAATGTAAAACAGAAGAAACTTACGTATACCATAAAATGAATCTGTTGGTTGTTCCTTTCATTGGCCCCAAGGCAATAAGAGGAAACTATTCAATATCGTGAAGAACATGGTTGCACAAGCTGCTGGCAACCAATTTGGTTACCTTGTTCAACTTCCAAGCCTAACTGAAGAAATTTTGAGGCCACAAAATTGACATCATTAACTTTTgcgaggttttttttttttctgaagaACTTTTGCTAGTAGTTTCAAGCTTCTAGTCTCTTTCAATACTCTAATGAATCGATTATATAATAACTAAAACAGAATCCGCATActtgaataaaaaaataatgGTTGCATAAAATAGAGAAAAGATGAGTCACAGAACCATATTGAGATGGTTCCTACATTCAGTGCAACTTCCATGAACTACAAAGGTCAAACCCCATAGACATTTAGCCTCaattttctcttcctttttgcaCGTTCTTTCATTTTCCCCTTAAATTTTCTTGTTGAAACTGCTGATCCTTAACTAAATAAATTCTTTTCCCCTAAACCAAGATTCCACATCATGGGCTCCATTTTTCTCCCTTGCTGACATCAACCTTTTTTGGCATTTTCTATTCACTCTTAAAGTTTATTAAACTATATATAAAGGTAGCAACCTTACATAATGATTCGACACCACATTGATCAAAGGCCAGCAATTGCAACAGCTGATCAAACTACAAAGTCTTTAACCACCTCCAAACAAATACCATCCACatacatatttttcttcatataTCTTTTCTCTTAGATTCAAGAAAGGTCCTATCATGAGTTCTTCTATCAACAAATTTATAGGTTCTCGAGGAACAGCACAATCTACAGCTGAGGAATCTGGATGGACTCAATATTTTGACGATTTTTCATCAGATCAGAAGGAACATGATAGCTCATCATATTCAAATGGTAGCCCTTCTTTGGTTTCTGATGCAGCTTCTCCCAACAAAAAGGAAAGCGGTCCATGTTCTGCATTTTCTGACCAGCAGGTCCCCAGGAGATTGAATGTCAAGGAAAAAAGAACCAAGAAATATTCTTGTGATGATCTGGAAGACACTGCTTCTTCACCTGTCAATAGCCCCAAGGTCTGACAACAAGAATTCagcacttctttttttttcccttaaagtTATTTTTCTTCTCATCATTCTATTTAAGCAaagttttatgttttaagaTCATATGTAATGATGAATATTAGGTTAGTAGTTTGAAGCCGATGGATTCGACTTACAGAAGAACAGATGAAAGTATTAGCAATTTTCGGGTAAGAATGATCGATGCATACTACAATCAAAATAATTCCTTTTGCCTTTTCTCAACTCTTTGAAAACTTTTGCAACAAATAtatttaaaacaagaaaatcttacACACCATATctaaaagtttttcttttattttcttttttctgttgaTAATTCTCCAGGGAAAGGAAACCAGACCAGTTGCTTTACATCAATCAGATGAAAGAAGCAGCATAAACTTTGATGGAAAGAATAATGGCTATGTGGAGTTGAAGAAGAAAGGACTTTGCCTGATGCCATTCTCCATGGTTCTCCACTACCTGGGCTAGCTGACAAGTATTAGCTCACGTTATGTGATTAAGCATCATTAAACTATTATATGTATAGTGGAATTACTGGTAATCTTGTTCATATATATCCACACAATCTGCCATCTTATGTTGGCGTAAATTTGAGTACACAAATTTTAGTggttgtattttttttcttttttggtatgGATTATTGATTGAGAATGAAGGAAAGGAATTAGAGACAAAAGCGTTTTAAGAGTTTAATTCGTCACTACATATCTTAAGCAGTGACAGCTAGCTGAAAATTGTTTAGGATTTTAAATACTCTATTAAGCTTTCTTGTGGATAATTGACAGATGAACCGCCAGactttcttttgttcttccTTTACCTTGAGTAGAGGTTTGGGAACCACTAGGCTTAATGTGGCCAATAATGACTCAAAGCCTTCTATCATTATCACATTAAAAAAGcttaattttcaagaaattatgCCTTTACATCATCCACAGTCTCTGGTGGAAGTCCTTATAATGGTGCAAACTGCAAAACTGATGATTTGAGGGCATTAGAATGTAATAGTAGCTTTTGATGACTGGCTTATGTTAACCGTCACTCTAGATAGTTATTTCAATCCCATTTTATCTAGAAAAAGGTCTATCTTGACATGATGATAAAGGAAAACTAGAAATCCACTTATATGGTTggttttttgaatgcttttagGGAAATTCTTCTCGAGTACATGCCCTTGTAAATGCGACATAGAGATAAAATGGTGATCGAAAatgtatttgaaaattttaaactcGACGTGTTTCTAAAAAATTTGCCCTGAAAAATGGATATGCGTGTGTGTGCATGCAATAAGAAGTTGAAAATCTACACTACTTTTAGAAGAAAATTGAAGAATGTTaggatcaatatgtaatttTAAAAATGGGAGAAAGATAAagcaaaaagaaacaaataaggAGGACACCATCTAGAAACATGTATAAGGTACTAAAGAGAGAGATAATATTGGTATAGGGAGGTCCATCATTTGACAAGTAGTGCTAATAACATTAGTACCAAGGACTTTCGATTGGCTAATTCATCATATTCAATTGTCACATCACCTAACTAGAATTGTTAGAAAAGGAACAGTTGATCAAATGCAACGCTTCAGTTCTGGTCTCTAACCAAATTAGCAAAAACTATTAAATTGTGGGCTAAAACCATGGGCGAGGACACACCAACAGAATTTTTACATGAAGCCATTAGCAATTTTGTTCCAATAAATGCAAGTTTTACCACTGACAAACACTGCTAGTTTTATAAAATCTTTAGGTTATATGCTCAAAATGTTTAACACACAAATAAAAGTGTTTCCCCGGTTGTAGGTATGGTGATTCTATATCTGGCAGAATTTGGATGCATATATCACATTTCCCACCAAACAAGAAACTGAAGAATAATATAAAGAATATGGTGATCATGAATGTGTCAACAACTtcatacaatttttttaaatgggATTGGAAGCCAAATATTCTTCCACAGAATCCAAAAGGATACAATTTCCTAGTAAAAGCATGGTAAATAATGGAAATATTAATTATTAGTTTGACAATCATTAATTAAAATATTCAAAGGTACGGCAAATTCAAGACCCCTCCATGTGCAAAAACGTTACGGCAGGTAAAGTCCACAACTGTCCTAGCATATACTCTTTTGGTTGACTTTCCGTTAATTTCTTCTAGATAAAACTCATAAATCTCTCAATCTATAAATCTTCGAAATAAACGAAGTAACAAAGATAATGATGATTAATTAAAATGTGACAGGCAAGTAGCAAGAAAGACAGAACATTGGCAAGAATTGATGTTTGAGCCATTTTAACATACATTATGCGTAATAGTGAAGAGTTACATTTAGTTTTCATGATTATTTTGACGCTTTAAATCGTTAATTTTCCTGAAAGCATATTTAAATACATCAATGAGCAATAAAATCTTGAAACGTCCCCTTCTTGCCCCTAAGTCAGCCCTATTAGGAGTTTACACATAGTGTGTCTTTGTGTCTGTTTAACTTGATAATTGAAAGGGTAGAGAGAAAGGTGCTTGGTAAATAATAAATGTGTGATTTGAATTTCTTTAAAGGCATAGCTCTAAATATATgtgagcaaaaataaaattttcaagttttgcttcaCATTTTCTTGAACAAAAAAGTTTGACGTATTTTCTTTAAGTTCTTAAACGTTTGTATAAGGTGTAAAGTTTCCATGAATTAGACATGTAAAGACATGAAAATTACTCTTATTTTGATAGGccaatgaaatgaatgattgtggCACTCATCTCCAAACCAGGACCCTCATAGGATTATGGAAATGAAGGACGGGGTAATTAATATCCCAACAACATGGTTTTGATAATATGAGCGCATAAATCCTTGGATTAAGTCTATTAAGTCCAAGTCCAAGGTCAGTTTCATGATGAATGATCTGATACGAAAGGAAATGACCGCACTCCATGTACATCTGTGCATTTAAGTCAGAAAGACAGTCATGACATGAGAATTTTCATTTGTCTAATTAGAGATTAAAGTTAAACCACCCCTCCTAGGTTGGATAATGATCAGCATGTGAGCCAAAAAAGGTTGTTTATTAATCattcaatttgaccaaaataatTCAACTTATTGGTCCGTGACATAGTAATTAACCAGAATCTAATCATTGAGAATTGAAATTGGGTGGTAAATTAAAGGGTTCGCAAACATATGCAGCATAAAGTAGTCACTAATGTCATAGTTGGATTGGACCCGAAAGATAAACTTGCCTGTTAAGGTTGGATAATCAGGAGCATTTGAACCCATAATATTCTTTTATGTTCGAAATGATTGAAATTGATAATAAATTGAACTTTATCGGTCAGTAATATGGTTAACAAGCTTTAATAAGGTAACATGGAGTTCTGGACTTTTGGGTGGTAGATAAATGGTCTGGCTCATACCATAGGCTGTTGAAATGATACAGTAACCAATAGGCTAGAGCTAAACTCTATGGCTTACACGTCGATAATACCAAACATTCAATGTGCATGATAAGACCTTTAATCAATGATTTACGATTATCGAAGTATATAGACAAAATAAAGCTAATGATTAAAGTATCTTATTGGATTGTACATGCCAACTTGGATGGAGAAGCCCTAAAATACGCTAGAAAAGCACAATTAATCTCCTACTATATATCTCTTGTAAGGggaataaaagggaaaaattacATGTTTCATCCCttatatttcacaaaaatattctttttatcACTCACTTTTAAAACGAAATAAATTCATCCCTTACATTTAAAAATTGAATCTATTACATCTCTAAATCCAACTTTCAATTTGAATCATACCATTC
Above is a genomic segment from Coffea eugenioides isolate CCC68of chromosome 5, Ceug_1.0, whole genome shotgun sequence containing:
- the LOC113772555 gene encoding vascular-related unknown protein 1, which translates into the protein MSSSINKFIGSRGTAQSTAEESGWTQYFDDFSSDQKEHDSSSYSNGSPSLVSDAASPNKKESGPCSAFSDQQVPRRLNVKEKRTKKYSCDDLEDTASSPVNSPKVSSLKPMDSTYRRTDESISNFRGKETRPVALHQSDERSSINFDGKNNGYVELKKKGLCLMPFSMVLHYLG